From the genome of Argentina anserina chromosome 4, drPotAnse1.1, whole genome shotgun sequence, one region includes:
- the LOC126791820 gene encoding pentatricopeptide repeat-containing protein At4g19440, chloroplastic-like, with protein sequence MELRRVPISKPRAFLIKRPLSCLPRPPPPPPQNNHRLLNRVTSILSDSSLKYPQCRSLISLLNPHDFDTLFHSIATSPSSSSSSSILNPKTSLRFFHFASRAFNFQFTLRSYCLLLRLLLLNHLTSPARLLLIRLIDGNLQAIYALPPSNRHVEIAMAISAFERAPALQALDILVHLYCTQFKDSGFCSAVGVFQFFSNKALFPSLRTCQFLLSSLVKAGELEKSYIVFDAICRGACPDVYLFTTAIQAFFKGGKADDAMALFSKMEALGVAPSVVTYNSVIHGLCKSRRLEEAFRVKDKMVQNNVSPSLVTYGALVNGFIQLEKFEDAICVLKEMDSKGFVPNVVIYNMLIGGFCKMASMGEALKVWDEMLSNGVSPNSVTINALLLGIFKNNHFEEHAERAVDEMLMLSSGSLVDKRVCFSAIHLLCKNSRFDSAVKFTNEMLLRNFRPSDNLLTTLLVGLCKDGKHSEATQLWFRLWDKGFAANTVTSNALIHGVCETCSMQEVARLLKEMVERGFVLDTISCNTLILGWCKEGKVEEAFKVWDWMGKNDIFPDTYTYNLLIHGLCNLGKVDDAVKLWEECKKHGLADIYTYGVMINGYCRADRIKEGEDLFIELVTKKLQLNFIVYNTLIRAYCTDVNMMGALGLCCHMKKKGIQPTCTTYSSLIHGMCNIGNVGDARYLLDQMRKEGLVPDVVCYTALIHGYCKLGQMDKVGTVLGEMSSYNIQPNKITYTVMIDGHCKLGNMEEATKLLCEMEKKGIVPDAVTYNALTNGFCKDKKVEEAFEVCDEMFSKGLALDEITYMTLVSGLHQTNANEERYSEH encoded by the coding sequence ATGGAGCTGAGAAGGGTTCCAATCTCCAAGCCTCGCGCTTTCCTAATCAAGCGCCCACTAAGCTGCCTCCCACgacctcctccgccgccgccgcagaATAATCATAGATTACTAAACCGGGTAACCTCTATTCTCTCAGACTCCTCATTGAAATACCCTCAATGTAGATCTCTCATCTCCCTCTTGAACCCTCATGACTTCGACACCTTGTTCCATTCCATCGCCacctccccctcctcctcctcctcctcctccattcTCAACCCCAAGACTTCTCTCCGCTTCTTTCATTTCGCTTCCAGAGCTTTCAACTTCCAGTTCACTCTTCGCTCTTATTGTCTCTTGCTTCGTTTACTTCTTCTCAACCATCTCACCTCCCCCGCCAGATTGCTTCTCATTCGGTTGATCGACGGCAATCTCCAAGCCATTTATGCTCTCCCTCCCTCTAATAGGCACGTTGAGATCGCCATGGCTATCTCCGCATTCGAAAGAGCCCCGGCGCTTCAGGCGTTGGATATTTTGGTTCATCTCTACTGCACGCAGTTCAAGGATTCCGGGTTTTGCTCTGCCGTTGGTGTTTTTCAGTTCTTCTCTAATAAGGCATTGTTTCCGTCACTCAGGACTTGCCAGTTTTTGTTGAGTTCCCTAGTCAAGGCCGGCGAGCTTGAGAAGAGCTACATTGTGTTTGATGCTATTTGTCGTGGTGCGTGTCCTGACGTTTACTTGTTTACTACTGCAATTCAGGCTTTTTTTAAGGGAGGCAAGGCTGATGATGCCATGGCTTTGTTCTCTAAAATGGAGGCACTCGGCGTTGCGCCCAGTGTTGTTACTTACAACAGTGTTATTCACGGGCTGTGTAAGAGCAGGCGGTTAGAGGAGGCTTTTCGGGTCAAGGACAAGATGGTACAAAACAATGTCAGTCCCAGTCTTGTAACGTACGGTGCGCTTGTTAATGGTTTTATTCAGCTGGAGAAGTTTGAGGATGCAATTTGCGTTTTGAAGGAAATGGATAGTAAGGGATTTGTCCCCAATGTGGTGATCTATAACATGCTGATTGGTGGTTTTTGTAAAATGGCTAGTATGGGCGAGGCACTCAAGGTATGGGATGAAATGTTATCCAATGGTGTTTCTCCAAATTCTGTTACCATTAACGCTCTACTGCTGGGAATCTTTAAAAACAACCACTTTGAGGAGCATGCTGAGCGGGCCGTAGATGAGATGCTAATGCTATCCAGTGGTTCATTGGTGGACAAACGCGTTTGTTTCTCAGCCATTCATTTGTTATGCAAGAACTCTAGGTTTGATTCTGCAGTGAAATTCACAAATGAAATGCTTTTAAGAAACTTCAGACCCAGTGATAATTTGCTTACTACATTGCTTGTGGGGCTCTGTAAGGATGGAAAGCATTCTGAGGCAACTCAGCTTTGGTTTAGGCTATGGGATAAAGGGTTTGCAGCCAACACAGTGACCTCCAATGCTCTAATTCATGGAGTTTGTGAAACCTGTAGCATGCAAGAGGTTGCTAGGCTACTCAAGGAAATGGTAGAGAGAGGCTTCGTACTGGATACGATCTCATGCAACACACTCATCTTGGGTTGGTGCAAGGAGGGAAAAGTGGAGGAAGCTTTCAAAGTTTGGGACTGGATGGGTAAGAATGACATTTTTCCAGACACATATACTTACAATTTGCTAATTCATGGTCTTTGTAATTTGGGCAAAGTGGACGACGCTGTTAAACTTTGGGAGGAGTGCAAAAAGCATGGTCTTGCCGATATTTATACATACGGAGTCATGATCAACGGGTATTGTAGAGCTGACAGAATCAAAGAGGGTGAAGACCTATTTATAGAGTTGGTCACTAAGAAACTACAACTGAATTTTATTGTTTATAATACGCTTATCAGAGCATACTGTACAGATGTGAACATGATGGGAGCCCTTGGTCTCTGCTGCCACATGAAAAAGAAGGGTATTCAACCAACTTGTACAACATATTCTTCTCTTATACATGGGATGTGCAATATTGGCAATGTCGGAGATGCAAGATATCTTCTTGATCAAATGAGGAAGGAGGGTTTGGTCCCCGATGTTGTTTGCTACACCGCACTAATTCATGGTTATTGTAAGCTAGGCCAGATGGATAAAGTAGGGACTGTTCTTGGAGAGATGTCTTCATACAACATACAACCTAATAAGATTACGTACACTGTCATGATTGATGGGCATTGTAAACTAGGTAATATGGAAGAAGCAACTAAACTTCTATGCGAGATGGAAAAAAAGGGAATCGTCCCAGATGCTGTCACTTACAATGCCTTAACAAATGGATTTTGCAAGGATAAGAAGGTGGAAGAAGCTTTTGAAGTTTGTGATGAAATGTTCAGTAAAGGTCTAGCTTTAGATGAAATTACCTATATGACGTTGGTCAGTGGGCTGCATCAGACCAATGCAAACGAGGAACGATATTCAGAACATTGA
- the LOC126791840 gene encoding uncharacterized protein LOC126791840: protein MKGAWIASGLVVVVCLVGLSSASIEQLSTRECENLGFTGLALCSDCNSLADYVKDQELISDCKKCCTEDSNDSMTKITYSGAILEVCMRKLVFYPEIVGFIEEEKDRFPSVKIQYMFNSPPKLIMLDDAGGHKETVRIDNWKREHILQFLQGKVKPTSAT from the exons atgaaggGAGCGTGGATCGCATCGGGTTTGGTAGTGGTGGTGTGTTTGGTGGGTTTATCATCAGCATCGATAGAGCAGCTGAGCACTAGGGAATGCGAGAATCTTGGTTTCACTGGGCTTGCTTTGTGCTCTGATTGCAACAGTTTGGCGGACTATGTCAAAGACCAGG AACTGATATCAGACTGTAAGAAGTGTTGCACTGAAGATTCCAATGATTCCATGACGAAG ATTACTTATTCTGGTGCAATACTTGAGGTCTGCATGAGGAAATTGGTATTCTATCCAGAAATTGTTGGCTTCATTGAAGAAGAGAAGGATCGATTTCCATCTGTTAAAATTCAATACATGTTTAATTCTCCTCCAAAGTTGATCATGCTAGATGATGCAGGGGGGCATAAAGAAACAGTAAG AATCGACAACTGGAAGCGGGAGCATATACTTCAGTTTCTGCAAGGGAAGGTGAAGCCTACATCAGCAACATGA
- the LOC126791839 gene encoding transcription factor bHLH153 isoform X4 encodes MTEHKRSPCSIDQSSVTAVASKRHKTELSMSTKERKEKLGERILALQQLVSPFGKTDTASVLLEAMDYIRFLHDQVKVLSAPYLQSTPTAKMQELQPFSLRSRGICLVPVDCTVGVAQSNGADIWAPNKTTSPKFESVSSNSY; translated from the exons ATGACAGAACACAAAAGAAGCCCCTGCTCTATTGACCAAAGCAGTGTCACTGCTGTTGCATCGAAGCGACATAAGACTGAATTATCCATGTCAACAAAG gagagaaaagagaagcTTGGTGAACGAATTTTGGCTCTACAACAGCTTGTTTCTCCATTCGGAAAG ACAGATACTGCTTCTGTCTTGTTGGAGGCAATGGATTATATCCGCTTCCTTCATGACCAAGTCAAG GTGTTGAGCGCTCCATACCTACAAAGTACGCCAACAGCTAAGATGCAG gAATTGCAGCCATTCAGCTTGAGAAGCAGAGGTATTTGTCTCGTTCCGGTTGATTGCACAGTTGGAGTTGCTCAAAGTAATGGTGCAGACATCTGGGCTCCCAATAAGACTACTTCCCCTAAATTCGAGAGCGTGTCCTCAAATTCCTATTGA
- the LOC126791839 gene encoding transcription factor bHLH153 isoform X3, producing the protein MDYYAAESHAYPPEQGEEGIDVRKMTEHKRSPCSIDQSSVTAVASKRHKTELSMSTKERKEKLGERILALQQLVSPFGKTDTASVLLEAMDYIRFLHDQVKVLSAPYLQSTPTAKMQPFSLRSRGICLVPVDCTVGVAQSNGADIWAPNKTTSPKFESVSSNSY; encoded by the exons ATGGACTACTATGCAGCAGAATCTCATGCATATCCTCCTGAACAA GGAGAAGAAGGTATTGATGTCAGAAAGATGACAGAACACAAAAGAAGCCCCTGCTCTATTGACCAAAGCAGTGTCACTGCTGTTGCATCGAAGCGACATAAGACTGAATTATCCATGTCAACAAAG gagagaaaagagaagcTTGGTGAACGAATTTTGGCTCTACAACAGCTTGTTTCTCCATTCGGAAAG ACAGATACTGCTTCTGTCTTGTTGGAGGCAATGGATTATATCCGCTTCCTTCATGACCAAGTCAAG GTGTTGAGCGCTCCATACCTACAAAGTACGCCAACAGCTAAGATGCAG CCATTCAGCTTGAGAAGCAGAGGTATTTGTCTCGTTCCGGTTGATTGCACAGTTGGAGTTGCTCAAAGTAATGGTGCAGACATCTGGGCTCCCAATAAGACTACTTCCCCTAAATTCGAGAGCGTGTCCTCAAATTCCTATTGA
- the LOC126791839 gene encoding transcription factor bHLH153 isoform X1 — protein sequence MDYYAAESHAYPPEQGEEGIDVRKMTEHKRSPCSIDQSSVTAVASKRHKTELSMSTKERKEKLGERILALQQLVSPFGKTDTASVLLEAMDYIRFLHDQVKVLSAPYLQSTPTAKMQELQPFSLRSRGICLVPVDCTVGVAQSNGADIWAPNKTTSPKFESVSSNSY from the exons ATGGACTACTATGCAGCAGAATCTCATGCATATCCTCCTGAACAA GGAGAAGAAGGTATTGATGTCAGAAAGATGACAGAACACAAAAGAAGCCCCTGCTCTATTGACCAAAGCAGTGTCACTGCTGTTGCATCGAAGCGACATAAGACTGAATTATCCATGTCAACAAAG gagagaaaagagaagcTTGGTGAACGAATTTTGGCTCTACAACAGCTTGTTTCTCCATTCGGAAAG ACAGATACTGCTTCTGTCTTGTTGGAGGCAATGGATTATATCCGCTTCCTTCATGACCAAGTCAAG GTGTTGAGCGCTCCATACCTACAAAGTACGCCAACAGCTAAGATGCAG gAATTGCAGCCATTCAGCTTGAGAAGCAGAGGTATTTGTCTCGTTCCGGTTGATTGCACAGTTGGAGTTGCTCAAAGTAATGGTGCAGACATCTGGGCTCCCAATAAGACTACTTCCCCTAAATTCGAGAGCGTGTCCTCAAATTCCTATTGA
- the LOC126791839 gene encoding transcription factor bHLH153 isoform X2 has translation MIVSSLCNASTRFSGEEGIDVRKMTEHKRSPCSIDQSSVTAVASKRHKTELSMSTKERKEKLGERILALQQLVSPFGKTDTASVLLEAMDYIRFLHDQVKVLSAPYLQSTPTAKMQELQPFSLRSRGICLVPVDCTVGVAQSNGADIWAPNKTTSPKFESVSSNSY, from the exons ATGATTGTTAGCTCTCTCTGTAATGCAAGCACCAGGTTCTCG GGAGAAGAAGGTATTGATGTCAGAAAGATGACAGAACACAAAAGAAGCCCCTGCTCTATTGACCAAAGCAGTGTCACTGCTGTTGCATCGAAGCGACATAAGACTGAATTATCCATGTCAACAAAG gagagaaaagagaagcTTGGTGAACGAATTTTGGCTCTACAACAGCTTGTTTCTCCATTCGGAAAG ACAGATACTGCTTCTGTCTTGTTGGAGGCAATGGATTATATCCGCTTCCTTCATGACCAAGTCAAG GTGTTGAGCGCTCCATACCTACAAAGTACGCCAACAGCTAAGATGCAG gAATTGCAGCCATTCAGCTTGAGAAGCAGAGGTATTTGTCTCGTTCCGGTTGATTGCACAGTTGGAGTTGCTCAAAGTAATGGTGCAGACATCTGGGCTCCCAATAAGACTACTTCCCCTAAATTCGAGAGCGTGTCCTCAAATTCCTATTGA
- the LOC126792145 gene encoding LOW QUALITY PROTEIN: AUGMIN subunit 1 (The sequence of the model RefSeq protein was modified relative to this genomic sequence to represent the inferred CDS: substituted 2 bases at 2 genomic stop codons) → MGYTPEISHGLLVELAEHRKELEKKTKPVLDTLRSYQDLPPDKALAALAIEEKKRXYAAAEKXLEDVLHSALATSE, encoded by the exons ATGGGTTATACCCCTGAGATTAGCCATGGGCTGTTGGTTGAATTGGCTGAGCACCGTAAGGAATTAGAAAAGAAGACGAAACCCGTTCTTGATACTTTGCGAAGCTACCAAGACTTGCCCCCG GATAAAGCTTTGGCTGCTTTAGCAATTGAGGAGAAGAAAAGATAGTATGCTGCTGCCGAGAAGTAGCTCGAAGATGTGTTACATTCAGCTCTTGCCACTTCAGAGTAG